The genomic window GTGCCGCGCCCGTCGTTCATCGGCGCGCGGGACTTCACTCCGGTGAGGTGACCACCCCCGGGCCGGGGGTCCGGGGGTCGCCCCCGGAAGATGCAGCACTCCGGTGAGGTGACCACTCCCGGGCCGGGGGTCCGGGGGTCGCCCCCGGAAGATGCAGCACTCCGGTGAGGTGACGCCGGGGATACGTGCGGAGGGCCGGTCGCGGGTGCGCGGCCGGCCCTCCGTGCGTGTGCCCGCGTCAGGCGGTGAGCTCCGGGTAGTCGGTGTAGCCCTTGTCGCCGCCGCCGAAGAACGTGGCGGGGTCCGGGGTGTTGTACGGGCCTGCGGACCTCAGCCGTACCGGCAGGTCGGGGTTGGCCAGGAACAGCGCACCGAAGGCGACGATGTCCGCTGCGCCGTCCTCGATCAGGGCGAGCGCGGCGTGGTCGGTCGGTCCTTCGGTCGACGGGTTGAGGATGAGCGTGCCGCTGAACTGCTTGCGCAGTGCCAGTGTCAGCTCCCGGACCGGGGCGTTCTCGGTGATGTGCAGATAGCCGAGGCCCAGCGGCTCCAGGCCCTCGACCAGTGCGAGGTACGTCGCCTCGGTGTCGGTCTCGGCGATGCCGTTGTACACGTTTCCGGGCGAGAGGCGCAGACCGGTGCGCTCGGCGCCGATCGCCGCCGCCACGGCCTTGGCCGCCTCCACCGCGAAGCGGACGCGGTTCTCGACGGAGCCGCCCCACTCGTCGGTGCGCAGATTGCTGTTGGTGGAGAGGAACTGGTGGATGAGGTAGCCGTTGGCGCCGTGCAGTTCCACGCCGTCGAAGCCGGCCTCGATCGCGTTGCGCGCGGCGTCCGCGAACTCGCCCACGGTGGCGCGCACCTCGTCGCCCGACAGCTCGCGCGGCGGGAGGAAGTCCTTGGGTCCCTCGTGCGTGTAGAGCTGGCCGTCCGCCGCGACGGCGGACGGCCCCACGCTGAGCAGCTCCCGGTCCGGCCAGAGCACCGGGTGGCCGATGCGGCCCGCGTGCATGAGCTGGGCGAAGATCCGGCCGCCCGCGGCGTGCACGGCGTCGGTGACCCTGCGCCAGGCGGCGATCTGCTCGCCGGAGTGCAGGCCCGGGGTGTCGGGGTAGCCCTGGCCGATGACGGAGGGCTGGATGCCCTCGGTGATGATCAGGCCGGCCGATGCGCGCTGGGCGTAGTACTCGACGGTGGAGTCGGTGGGGGTGAGGCCCGGGCCGTAGGCGCGGCTGCGGGTCATCGGCGCCATGGCGATGCGGTTGGCGAGCCGTGTGCCGGAGAGGTCGATCGGGTCGAACGCGGTGGTCATGAGGGCTCCCGTAACAGACAAAATTGGTCGGCCAAGTAAATCGGCCGAGCCCCACTGTAGCGGATTAATTGGCCGACCAAGGTAATCTGGGGGCAGGAGTGTGTGGGAACGTCGGAAGCGCCCGTGGATCCCGGATCCCGCGCACCACGGACCCGCGCACACCATGCCAGAGGAGCCCTGAGGAGACCCGATGAACTCCGGAGCCGACCCCGCCTGTACCGCCGACGAACTGCTGCCCGCCGCCGCGCGCGGCGGCCCCGTCAGCCATGCCGTCTCCCGGGTCGCCAGGCTCCACCGCATCGCCGCCGGCAAGCTGCTCAGGCGGCTCGGGCTCTACCCCGGCCAGGAAATGGTGATGATGCACCTCTGGGAGACCGGGCCCGTGCGGCAGTCGGACCTGATCAAGGCGGTCGCGCTCGACCCGTCGACCGTCACCAAGATGCTCCAGCGGCTTGAGCAGTCCGGGCATGTACGGCGCCGGCCCGACCCCGCGGACCGGCGAGCGGTGCTCGTCGAGGCGACAGACGCGAGCTGCGCGCTCCACGCCGACGTGGCGCGGGCGTGGAGCGAGCTGGAGGACCACACGCTCGCCGGCCTCGACCCGGCCGAGCGGGCCGAGCTGATCCGGCTGCTGGCGAAGGTCGAGGCGAATCTCTGCGTGGAGGCGGCGGAGTGCCAGGGGCAGGATCCGGCGGGCGCCGCGCCGGCAGCGGAGCCGGCCGCGGCCCGTCCCGGGAGCACCTCGGCTCAGCCGGAGAGCACGTCCAGCGCCCTGTCGACGTCCGCGTCCGAGTTGTAGAGATGGAACGAGACCCGCAGATTGCCCGCGCGGGCCGAGACGACGACCCCGGCCCGGGCGAGCTCCGGCTGCCGGCCGCCTAGTCCCGGAACGGCGACGATGCCCGAGTCCCCGGGGACCGGTGCGTGGCCGAGCTCCGTCAGCCCGGCGCGGAAGCGGGCCGCGAGGGCGGTGTTGTGGGCGTGGACCGTCGCGATGCCGATCTGCTCCAGCAGGGCGAGGGACTGCTCGGCACCGTGGTAGGCCAGGAAGGACGGCGGCTCGTCGTAGCGCCGCGCCGAGGTGGCGAACCGCTGCACCGGACCGTAGGTGCTCCCCCAGCGGTCCTCGGCGCCGCACCAGCCGCCGTGCGCCGGGGCCAGTGATTCCTGGGCCTCCTCGGCGCCGCACCAGCCGCCGTGCGCCGGGGCCAGTGATTCCTGGGCCTCCTCGGTGACGGTGAGGAACGACGTGCCGCGCGGGCAGAGCAGGTACTTGAAGGCGCCGGTGACGGTGAAGTCGTACGCCCCCGCGTCCAGCGGGAGCCAGCCCGCGGACTGGCTGGCGTCGACGAGGACCCGCGCGCCGTGCGCGGTCGCGGCGGCCCGGACGGCCGCCAGATCCGCGACGCGGCCGTCGGCCGACTGCACGGCGGACAGCCCGACCAGTGCGGTCCCGGGGCGTACGGCGTCGGCGAGCGCGTCGAGCGGCGCGTACCGCACCTTCAGGTCGCCGCGGACCGTGAAAGGGGTGACGACGGAGCTGAACTCCCTTTCGGGGAAGAGCACTTCGGAGCCGGACGGCAGGGAGCCCGCGATCAGTGCGACATGCACGGCGACGGAACCGCCTGCCGCCACCCGCTCCTCGGCCACGCCGACGAGGCGGGCGAAGGAGGCGCGGGAGGCGTCGATGGTGGCGAAGTCCCCCGCGCCGCCCGGACGCCCGTCCCCGTTCTCCTCGACGAGTCTCCTGACCGCGTCGACCGTGCGGCGCGGCAGGACGCCGCAGCTGGAGGTGTTCAGATATGTCGACCTCGGCGCGAACTCGGCGCCTCCGAGAGAGTCCATGTGTCCAGATCTACCACCCGGGTCCCGCGATCAGGCCTGCGGAACGTCGCACGTACCGTCGGGGCCGCAGGCACCCGCATCCGCGCCGCCGTCCGCGTCCGCCCCCACCGGAACGATCGTCCTCCCCTGCCACGCCTGCTCCAGCGCCTGCGTGAACACCTCGGCGGACTGTCCGCCGGAGACCCCGTAGCGACGGTCGATGACGAAGAACGGCACGGCGTTCGCGCCCAGCTCGGCGGCCTCGCGCTCGTCCGCCCGTACGGCGTCGGCGTAGGCGTCCGGGTCGGTGAGGACCGCGCGGGCCTCCTCCGCGTCCAGGCCCGCCTCGACGGCGAGCTCGACCAGCACCTCGGGGTCGAAGACGGAGCGCTCCTCGGCGAAGTTGGCCCGGTAGGCGAGGCTCAGGAGCTCGTCCTGGCGGCCGTGGGAACGGGCGAGGTGGAGGAGGCGGTGGATGTCGAAGGTGTTGCCGTGGTCGCGGCCCTCGGTCCGGTAGCCGAGGCCCTCGGCGCGTGCGTTGGAGGCGACGTGCTCCTCCATGGCGCGGGCCTCCTCGATCGTGCGGCCGTACTTCCGCGCCAGCATGTCGATCACGGGCGCGGTGTCGCCCTTGGCGCGGCCCGGGTCGAGCTCGAAGGAGCGGTGCACCACCTCGACCTCGTCGCGGTGGGCGAAGGCCGCGAGGCCCTTCTCGAAGCGTGCCTTGCCGATGTAGCACCAGGGGCAGGCGATGTCGCTCCAGATCTCGACGCGCATGTCTCCGCTTTCTCCGCTTTCCGCTTCGTCTCCGGGCTCTCTGCCGGGGACCTCCGTCCAGGGGTGAACGCGCGCGTGGCCTTTGTTCATTCCCCCTGATCAGGAACCGTCCCGCAGCCCTTCAGGCCAGGCCGGCCGGTACTCGATGCGGTCGAAGCCGGCGACGCACCCCTCGCCGACCGGGGACTGCGTCATGAAGCCGACGAGCGCGGCCTCCGCCTGCTCCCGGCTGCCGAGGGCGAAGATGCGGACGAAGGTCCACCGCTCGCCGTCCGACGAGGCGTGGAAGGCGAAGGCGCCGCCCGTGCGGCTGATCCGCAGCCAGGCGCTGTCGCCGTCCACCACGAAGGAGTTGGCGTCGTCGGAGTGGCCCCGGGTGACGACCGTGCAGATCGTCGGCTTGTCCGGGGAGAGCTCCAGACAGAGCTTCGCCCACTCCCTCTCGGTGACGTGGAGATAGAGCACGCCCGCGTCGAAGGCCGCGCCGAAGCCCACCTTCACACGGGCGATCAGCTGGAAATCGCCCTCCGGCGCGCCGAGGAGACGCGGCGCGTCGGAGGCCGGTTCCTCGGCGTCGCCGGTGGGAGGGACGAAACGGTCCTGCCGTGCGCCCGCCCATCCGGTGAGCCTGCCGTTCTCGTAGGACCAGTCGGCGTCGGGGCCGTACGGGCGCAGCGGGAAGGGCAGTTCGGGCAGGGTGATCTCGTCGGTCACGCGGTCAGCCTTCCAGACCCTCCGGGCGGCCGTCGACCCGGCGTGGAAGGCCGAGCGGGTTGTCGTCGCGCAGCTCCGGGGGGAGGAGCGCGGGGGGTGCCGACTGGTAGGTGACGGGGCGCAGCCAGCGTTCGATCGCCGTCGCGCCGACCGAGGTGGAGGTGGAGGTGGTGGCCGGGTAGGGGCCGCCGTGGTGCTGGGCGGGGGCGACGGCGACGCCGGTGGGCCAGCCGTTGACGAGGATCCGGCCGGCGAGGGGGGTGAGGGCGGCGACGAGCCCGGCGGCCGCGGGGTCGTCGGCGGCGGCGGTGTGGAGCGTGGCGGTGAGATTGCCGGGGAGCCGGGACAGTACGGCCCCGATCTCGTCCGGGGTCTCGTAACGGGCGACGACGGTGACCGGCCCGAAGCACTCCTCCAGGAGCAGATCGTGCGGGCCGTCGGCGGCCAGCCGCCCCGCCGGCACGGTCAGGAAGCCCGCGCTCACGGTGTGCTCGCCGCCCGCGCCGGGGGTGACAGGGGCCTCGACGCCGTCGAGCGCGGCCCGCTCGCCGACGCCCGCGACGAAGGCATCGCGCATCCGGTGGTCGAGCATCACGCCGGGCTCGGTCTCGCTCACCGCGGCCGTCAGGGACTTCACCAGCCGGTCGCCGGCGTCGCCCGCCGGGGCGAGGACGAAGCCGGGCTTGGTGCAGAACTGGCCCTCGCCCAGGGTCATCGACCCGGCCAGGCCGGTGCCGATCGCCTCGGCCCGCTCGGCGGCGGCGCCCTCGGTGATCACGACCGGGTTGAGGGAGCCGAGCTCGCCGTGGAAGGGGATGGGGGTGGGCCGGGCGGCGGCGGCGTCGAAGAGGGCGCGCCCGCCGCGTACCGACCCGGTGAAGCCGGCGGCGGCGACCAGCGGGTGGCGTACGAGCTCGACTCCCGCGTCGAAGCCGTGCACCAGCACGACCACGTCCTCCGGGAGGCCCGTCTGCCGGGCGGCCCTGCGCAGCAGCGAGGCGCACAGCTCGGAGGTGGCCGGATGGTCCGGGTGGGCCTTCACGACGACGGGGCAGCCGGCGGCGAGTGCGCTGGCGGTGTCGCCGCCGGGCACGGAGAAGGCGAGCGGGAAGTTGCTCGCGGAGTAGACGGCGACGACGCCGAGGGGGATCTTCCAGCGGCGCAGGTCGGGCCACGGCGGGGTGCGGCCCGCGTCCTCGTGGTCGATGCGGATGTCGAGGAAGGCGCCCTCGTCGACGACGTCGGCGAAGGCCCGCAACTGGGCGGTGGTCCGGGCGAGTTCGCCGGTGAGCCGCACGGGGCCGAGGGCGGTCTCGGCATCGGCCGCCTCGATGACGTGGTCGCGCGCCTCGTCGAGGAGGTCCGCTGCCGTACGGAGGAGTGCGGCGCGGACCGTCCGGTCGGCGAGCGCGGGACGGGCGGCGTCGGCGGCCCGTACGACCCGGTCGACCTCGTCGGCCGTGGCCTCGACGGCAACCTGCTCGCGCGGCTTCCCGGTTCGGGGGTCCACACTCCAGACTGGTGCTGCTCCCACCGCGGCTTCCTTCCCGGAGTTGTTCGGTATTCTGAACGCAGTTCCCGATGCTGAATGCACAGGGATGTGGGGACTCTATTTCCGGGCGTTCTGCGCGGTCAAGAAGGGTGAGGGCCATGGCAGCTGTCGAGCAGGGTGGGGCACAGGTCAAGTCCGCGGTGCGGACGGTCGAATTGCTCGAGTACTTCGCAGGACGCCCCGGTATGCACTCGCTCGCGGCGGTCCAGGAAGCCGTGGGCTACCCCAAGTCCAGCCTCTACATGCTGCTGCGCACCCTCGTCGAGCTGGGCTGGGTGGAGACGGACGCGACGGGCACGCGGTACGGCATCGGCGTGCGGGCCCTGCTCGTCGGCACCTCGTACATCGACGGGGACGAGGTCGTCGCGGCGGCCCGGCCCACCCTCGACCGGCTCTCCGACGACACCACGGAGACCATCCACCTCGCGCGGCTCGACGGTACGAACGTGGTCTATCTGGCCACCCGGCAGTCGCAGCACTATCTGCGGCCCTTCACCCGCGTCGGCCGCCGGCTCCCGGCCCACTCCACCTCGCTCGGCAAGGCGCTGCTCGCCACCCACAGCGACGAGCAGGTGCGCAAGATGCTCCCGGAGACGCTGCCCTCGCTGACCGAGCACACCCTCACCGACCGGGAGCAGCTCATCGAGGAGCTGCACCAGATCCGCGAGCAGGGCTACGCCGTGGACCGCGAGGAGAACACGCTGGGGCTGCGCTGCTTCGGCGTCGCCATCCCCTACCGCACCCCGGCGCGCGACGCGATCAGCTGCTCGGTGCCGGTGGCCCGGCTGACCCCGGCCCATGAGCAGATGATCAAGGACGCGCTGTTCGACGCGCGGGACCGGCTGACGCTGGCGACGCGCCGCCTGTGACCGCCTGTGACCGCCGGCACGGCGACCGGATGAGGATTCCCTGAGAAACCCGGCAGAACGGAACGGACCACTCCGGGCCACTCGTCCCTCCCAGGGATGAACAAGACAATCAGGCGCGCCGCGGTCTTCAGCCTGCTCCTGGTACTCGCCCTGCTGCTGCGGGCCACCTGGGTGCAGGCGTACGAGGCCAAGGCCCTCGCGGACAACCAGCACAACCGGCGGAACACCATCGCACAGTACGCGCAGCCGCTCGGTGACATCGTCGTGGCCGGATCGCCGGTCACCGGCTCGAAGAGAACGAAGGGCAGCGACCTCGCGTACAAGCGCACCTACACCGACGGCGAGCTCTACGCGCCGGTCACCGGCTACAGCTCGCAGGCGTACGGCGCGACCCAGCTCGAAGGCATCTACAGCAAGGTGCTCGACGGCACCGACAACCGTCTGAAGAACCCGCTGGACGTGCTCACCGGCAAGCAGGCCCAGCCCGGTGGCGTGCTCACCACGATCGACCCCGCCGTGCAGCGCGCCGGCTTCAAGGCGCTCGGCGACAAGAAGGGCGCGGCGGTCGCGATCGACCCGGGGACCGGGCGGATCCTGGGCGTGGTCAGCACCCCTTCGTACGACCCGTCGAAGATCACCGGCACGACGGACGGCGCCGCCTGGAAGGCGCTCACCGGCGACAAGGACCAGCCGACGCTCAACAGGGCGCTGCGGCAGCCGCTGCCCCCGGCCTCGACGTTCAAGCTGGTCGTCGCGGCGGCGGCGCTGGAGGAGGGTCTGTACTCCTCGGTGGACGAGCGGACGGACAGCCCGTCCCCGTACACGCTCCCGAACACCCGCACCGTCCTGAAGAACGAGAACCCCTCCGCACCCTGCGAGAACGCGACGATCCGCACGGCGCTCCAGTACTCCTGCAACAACGTCTTCGGGAAGATGGCCGCGGACCTGGGCCAGGAGAAGCTCCGCGCCATGGCGGAGAAGTTCGGCTTCAACGACAAGGAGCGGGACGTGCCGGTGCGCGCCTGGACGAGCGTGTATCCGCACAACATGGACGCGGCGCAGACCGCGCTGACGGGTATCGGCCAGTTCGATGTGACGGCGACTCCGTTGCAGATGGCGATGGTGTCCGCCACCCTGGCCAACGATGGGCTCATGGCGTCCCCGCATATGGTC from Streptomyces sp. FIT100 includes these protein-coding regions:
- a CDS encoding MarR family winged helix-turn-helix transcriptional regulator, with protein sequence MNSGADPACTADELLPAAARGGPVSHAVSRVARLHRIAAGKLLRRLGLYPGQEMVMMHLWETGPVRQSDLIKAVALDPSTVTKMLQRLEQSGHVRRRPDPADRRAVLVEATDASCALHADVARAWSELEDHTLAGLDPAERAELIRLLAKVEANLCVEAAECQGQDPAGAAPAAEPAAARPGSTSAQPESTSSALSTSASEL
- a CDS encoding penicillin-binding protein 2 — its product is MNKTIRRAAVFSLLLVLALLLRATWVQAYEAKALADNQHNRRNTIAQYAQPLGDIVVAGSPVTGSKRTKGSDLAYKRTYTDGELYAPVTGYSSQAYGATQLEGIYSKVLDGTDNRLKNPLDVLTGKQAQPGGVLTTIDPAVQRAGFKALGDKKGAAVAIDPGTGRILGVVSTPSYDPSKITGTTDGAAWKALTGDKDQPTLNRALRQPLPPASTFKLVVAAAALEEGLYSSVDERTDSPSPYTLPNTRTVLKNENPSAPCENATIRTALQYSCNNVFGKMAADLGQEKLRAMAEKFGFNDKERDVPVRAWTSVYPHNMDAAQTALTGIGQFDVTATPLQMAMVSATLANDGLMASPHMVSEVVDAEGDTLQSYDDAGTERIVSSSTAKQLRSAMVTVVEDGTGGNARIDGAEVGGKTGTAQHGENNSKTPYAWFTSYAKDTSTGKQVAVAVIIEDSGASRTEVSGNGLAAPVAQKMMKAALG
- a CDS encoding IclR family transcriptional regulator, with the protein product MAAVEQGGAQVKSAVRTVELLEYFAGRPGMHSLAAVQEAVGYPKSSLYMLLRTLVELGWVETDATGTRYGIGVRALLVGTSYIDGDEVVAAARPTLDRLSDDTTETIHLARLDGTNVVYLATRQSQHYLRPFTRVGRRLPAHSTSLGKALLATHSDEQVRKMLPETLPSLTEHTLTDREQLIEELHQIREQGYAVDREENTLGLRCFGVAIPYRTPARDAISCSVPVARLTPAHEQMIKDALFDARDRLTLATRRL
- a CDS encoding aldehyde dehydrogenase (NADP(+)), with product MGAAPVWSVDPRTGKPREQVAVEATADEVDRVVRAADAARPALADRTVRAALLRTAADLLDEARDHVIEAADAETALGPVRLTGELARTTAQLRAFADVVDEGAFLDIRIDHEDAGRTPPWPDLRRWKIPLGVVAVYSASNFPLAFSVPGGDTASALAAGCPVVVKAHPDHPATSELCASLLRRAARQTGLPEDVVVLVHGFDAGVELVRHPLVAAAGFTGSVRGGRALFDAAAARPTPIPFHGELGSLNPVVITEGAAAERAEAIGTGLAGSMTLGEGQFCTKPGFVLAPAGDAGDRLVKSLTAAVSETEPGVMLDHRMRDAFVAGVGERAALDGVEAPVTPGAGGEHTVSAGFLTVPAGRLAADGPHDLLLEECFGPVTVVARYETPDEIGAVLSRLPGNLTATLHTAAADDPAAAGLVAALTPLAGRILVNGWPTGVAVAPAQHHGGPYPATTSTSTSVGATAIERWLRPVTYQSAPPALLPPELRDDNPLGLPRRVDGRPEGLEG
- a CDS encoding aminotransferase class V-fold PLP-dependent enzyme, translating into MDSLGGAEFAPRSTYLNTSSCGVLPRRTVDAVRRLVEENGDGRPGGAGDFATIDASRASFARLVGVAEERVAAGGSVAVHVALIAGSLPSGSEVLFPEREFSSVVTPFTVRGDLKVRYAPLDALADAVRPGTALVGLSAVQSADGRVADLAAVRAAATAHGARVLVDASQSAGWLPLDAGAYDFTVTGAFKYLLCPRGTSFLTVTEEAQESLAPAHGGWCGAEEAQESLAPAHGGWCGAEDRWGSTYGPVQRFATSARRYDEPPSFLAYHGAEQSLALLEQIGIATVHAHNTALAARFRAGLTELGHAPVPGDSGIVAVPGLGGRQPELARAGVVVSARAGNLRVSFHLYNSDADVDRALDVLSG
- a CDS encoding DUF1349 domain-containing protein produces the protein MTDEITLPELPFPLRPYGPDADWSYENGRLTGWAGARQDRFVPPTGDAEEPASDAPRLLGAPEGDFQLIARVKVGFGAAFDAGVLYLHVTEREWAKLCLELSPDKPTICTVVTRGHSDDANSFVVDGDSAWLRISRTGGAFAFHASSDGERWTFVRIFALGSREQAEAALVGFMTQSPVGEGCVAGFDRIEYRPAWPEGLRDGS
- a CDS encoding DsbA family oxidoreductase, whose translation is MRVEIWSDIACPWCYIGKARFEKGLAAFAHRDEVEVVHRSFELDPGRAKGDTAPVIDMLARKYGRTIEEARAMEEHVASNARAEGLGYRTEGRDHGNTFDIHRLLHLARSHGRQDELLSLAYRANFAEERSVFDPEVLVELAVEAGLDAEEARAVLTDPDAYADAVRADEREAAELGANAVPFFVIDRRYGVSGGQSAEVFTQALEQAWQGRTIVPVGADADGGADAGACGPDGTCDVPQA
- a CDS encoding alkene reductase; this translates as MTTAFDPIDLSGTRLANRIAMAPMTRSRAYGPGLTPTDSTVEYYAQRASAGLIITEGIQPSVIGQGYPDTPGLHSGEQIAAWRRVTDAVHAAGGRIFAQLMHAGRIGHPVLWPDRELLSVGPSAVAADGQLYTHEGPKDFLPPRELSGDEVRATVGEFADAARNAIEAGFDGVELHGANGYLIHQFLSTNSNLRTDEWGGSVENRVRFAVEAAKAVAAAIGAERTGLRLSPGNVYNGIAETDTEATYLALVEGLEPLGLGYLHITENAPVRELTLALRKQFSGTLILNPSTEGPTDHAALALIEDGAADIVAFGALFLANPDLPVRLRSAGPYNTPDPATFFGGGDKGYTDYPELTA